In Penaeus monodon isolate SGIC_2016 chromosome 43, NSTDA_Pmon_1, whole genome shotgun sequence, one DNA window encodes the following:
- the LOC119568245 gene encoding uncharacterized protein LOC119568245 codes for MKLVVIFVVMLIAARVEGQALDVDWRIVAAELDSPRKVEYYASCASGQGSCDTRGLQLRTYIPIVARGERCFRCSPRENRNLLQMVSTLQRRYPRCWQILVLAAQDLPTPSTRGCAS; via the coding sequence ATGAAACTCGTAGTTATTTTCGTGGTGATGTTAATAGCTGCAAGGGTGGAAGGTCAGGCTCTGGACGTGGATTGGCGAATCGTGGCGGCCGAGCTGGACTCTCCTCGCAAGGTGGAGTATTACGCGTCGTGCGCCTCCGGCCAGGGGAGCTGCGACACGAGAGGCCTTCAGCTGCGCACATACATCCCCATTGTCGCAAGAGGCGAAAGGTGTTTCAGGTGTTCACCGCGAGAGAACAGGAACCTTCTCCAGATGGTCTCCACTCTGCAGCGTCGCTATCCTCGCTGTTGGCAGATCCTTGTGCTGGCGGCGCAGGATCTGCCCACTCCCTCCACTCGTGGCTGTGCTAGTTAA